Genomic segment of Mucilaginibacter sabulilitoris:
TCGATGATCATGTTATAGGCGTCCGTAGCAATACCTGGATCGTTAATAGCCAAGCTATTTTCGATTTCCTGAACAACTTCTTTGGCGTATTCCGGAAAGAGCTTCAAGAAAGACAATTTAAGATTATTTATGGGCAACCCATGACAAGCCATTTCCTTGACCAGACGTTTGACCGTTTCGCCAATCTCGACCTTTTTCTCCCAAAAACTATTTAACGCCAGAACCTCACCTAAGATTCTTCTGAGATGATGAAACCTTGACCGAAATTCTTGCGGGACGTTGCCAATCGCGCTTGGCGTTTCCTTTTCCAGTAAATATTTTTTATCTCCATCCCACCAAATGACAAGTTTGCAAAAGATTTGGTATGCCTCGTCTTCCGTCCAGGTAATGCCTTTATCAAAATGTAAGCGTTTTGATCCGTTGAACAAATCTGACAGGGTTTGATTCTCACCTTGCGTAAAACCGATACCCTGCTTGTTTTCCCGACTTTGCAAATTAGGTTCATAGGCCAGGATATAGCGCTTAAACAGCCCTACGGGATTGCTACCAACTGGAGACGGGATATTTATAAATGAGAAAAAAAGATATTCGGTTTTTGCGGGTAGGCCGTTTTCATTGGTGATCGCCCACAAGGATTTGGCCAAAGCCGATATTTGCCGCGAATTAAGCAGGTCGACCGAGTAAAGGTTGATCAGCCGGTGGAAAGCATTGGTGCGCCTGCCGTCATCCAAAAGCGACAGCTTTAATAATTCATCTATGAGTTCTTTAGCAGGACAGTATCTACTTTCCGAAGCAGGTTTTTTCCTTAGCTTAAGGAAACTGAAAGGTTCAGGGTATTCCGGATGTCCGTCGTTCGTTGCCGCCGTCACCGGAAAGCGGAGCAGCAATTCAATCATTCCGAATTGCTCCCGTTTGCTCGTTGCGTCAAACAGTTGCCGCCAAAGTTCCGGTATTGCGCCATGGTGCCAGCGCGCATCGGAACGGTAAATCGCTAACAGGAACTCTGCAATAAATAACTTGTTTTCATATGAGCTTTTTACAATCAGTCGGGACAAAATCAGCGGGATTGCATACCGTTTTTTCTGCGTTTCATTATTATCGGTCGGTTGCGCTATTATCTTGTGGCCTAAATCGAGGAAATACCTGATCAGGCGGTTGCATTCCGTACGCGGAAGTTCGGCAACGAAATTCCTGGTAAGCAATTCTTTTGCACTTTTCTCCTGTCCTGAACGCATGATAAGGCCAAAAGCCCACGATCTAGATGATTGACCGATGCGTAGGATCGCTTCTTTCAAGGCTTTGTCGCCATAAGTCGTTGCGCCCAGTTTGGGTGGGATACCGGTGTCTTCCAGGTAACGCACAAACTGGTAGGCCGCCAGTAAATCTTTGTTGGTGCCGCCTAAACGATGGACCGTGGTGGTCTTCCCGAGACGAAACATTTGTAGGCGTTCCGGTTGCTCAAAATCGCGAGCGGGGTGTTCAAGCATTAGCTCAAAGGTTTCCAATTCCTGCCATGGATCACAGTTGAATAATTTCAACTTATTTTGTCTGTCAACAAAATCTTTGCTGTCTGCCTCCATTCGCAAGTTACCCCTAGCGAAGGAAACGCTCCGGGTGACATAACGAAGCAACTGCATCAGGTATGCTTCCTGTGAAACCCAGGTGAAATCTGTCAGATTGTCTACGCTCGGCGTACGCTTGCGGACATTGAACAGGGCGTTTTCAAGGATCGGTGCGGCATCACTTGGCTGTCCGGTTTCTGCCAGTAACATGGCCCTTTTGGCTTCCCAATAAGGTAGACCGGAATTGGCGGGCCATTCGGAAAGACATTTCTTAACAAGGTCGTAGTCTAATGAGTAAAGGAAAAAAAGGCATTTTTCGTACCAGATGTTGGCTGCCCTTTCTCCTTCCAGAAATGGCAGGAAATTTTCTAGGGTCGCAGCACATGCCTGCCACTGGTCGGTATTGCTTTCTTCGCGATAATATCTCCAGACATTTAGGCAGACCGCCAGCCATTGGTCTTCGACTTCACCACCTCGTCGGTTCAATATATTGTTTGTAACCTGGCTTTCATACTTTTGAAGCACAGCTTCATAATTCGGAAGATCACTATCCTGTATCGGGCAAAGGCATCGCTCCATCCGCCAGTTATATTCATAAATTAATTGAAGGTCATCTGGAGATTTAATTGATAAAAGGTCTAAGTCGCTTAATCTGAAATTTCCGGTAAACGCCCACAGATCTTTTCTCTGTTGAAGTGGAGCAATCAGCCAGTTCGGGTAATTTCGGCGAAGAGCGCCCCAATGTTGTATTATGTCTTGGACCTTTTGTGGCAGGTCACGTGACGTGTAGTGAATTGCTTTGTCCGGCCAGTTTAGCGGTCGTTCATTATCTCTGTAGTGCGTTAAGTAATTAAAAAAAATTTGTAGGGTCTCCTGGTGACTAAGCTGGCTACCTTCTTCATTCAGTTTAACAACGATGATGTTCCTACTTTGTAGAAGCCGTCGTTGAGCATCAGTTAAGCTGGATGAACCGACGAGGTAAATTTTGGGCGCATTGTTTACTCCCAAATTGTCATTGATCCAACTAATCCAGTTTAAGAAATTAGGGTCATCGGAAGAAAAACCCAATAAACAAAACGTATTTTCTAATAGTGACTGTTGTACGGTGTTTACAAAAGGGGCGAAATCCCGGGGGTATTTCCGGTAATCTTCTTCGCTGACAATGAAAGGACGTTCAGAGGGCATGCTGCCATGCAGTTTAACAATTCGCGGCTGTTCAGCAAATATCAATTCATTTTTATCAACGACCAAGTCATATTTATAGGCATAAACGTTTTGACTTGCCCTTTCCAGTAGGGTGTCGTAGTTCGTCGTGAAAATATCGTTCCATGGCAGATTCAAGAGGTTGATATGCAAATCCGATGGGCTATGATCAAGATCGGGCAGACTGTCAAGAACAAGTTTATCCAATGCGGGACGTCCAAAGGCAGCTTGAACCTCGTCGGCTAGCTTCAATATGTTTAGATAGGTTTCACTAGCTCCGGGTCTTCTGCCGTGTAGTTTTTCATACAAAAGGTCGCCGAGCCCTGACCAGGTGGGAAAATCATGCTTGGTATGATCGTTCTTAACCGCATTCCTGCTGAATCCTGAGCCAATCATGACAGCGGCATGTTTCGACCATAAACGGTCTGCAATTTCTTTTAGGTATGGCCGAGCATCTGATGGGAAATCGTTTAAAGTGATCATTATAAGGTCCGGTAATAAATGCAATTTAAATAATTCGCGGAGATTTTTTTGGATATATCGATTGCAACGCGATTTTTAACGATTTGTCTTTACTTGATAAATCAGGGAATGTGAGCCTTGAGGATTTTTCGAAGACCAACTTTGACGTAAATCATTCGGGATCTCAATGTCAAAAAAATGCTAGACAGCGACATTAAACTAAATAAACCGTGAAGATTAATCTGTCCGGAATTACAGATTCAACGGTCAGCCTTACCTCAGCGTTCGCAGAATTTAATTTTCTGTAAATTCTCTATGGCTTAGTGCGTTACATCGTATGAACTACGGTCAGGAAATGCGCCTAAGTTCATCACAGGTCTACATCAAAATAATGAATTTGAGCGTAAGCACTTACAGGATATTATAGATTTTCCGCATTGAATTGATTTTAAAGTATACCCATCGCTTGGTTTAACTAAAATCAGCCTGAAGAATTATCACTGCATTCCGGTGAGGAAGATGCTATGCTACGAGCGGTTGAAAATGCTTATAACATCACTTAATTGATCGAAGTTCATAACTTCTACCTCAAACATTTAAGGCTTTAAGCTTAAATTGTTGTAAGAGGGTGTATGCGCTAACAAGGAGGTTTAGTTACCAAATAAAAAGGGTGGTATGTATGTAAAGTCTTTCCAATCAGTTTTTCCTATTAAATCGTTGTAACAATAAATAGTTATTCTCCCTTTGAAAAAGGTTTTTGATCCCCCAACTAACTTTAAGTCAGAAAATGGAATAAATATATAATTTCCTGAATCTGAAGTATATGAAAAATGAGGCATCGTACTGATAACTCTCTTAGATATAAAATATCTATGCTGAGGTAATACTTCATCCTTTGTGCTAAAAATAGAGTCTTGAGAATATTTTAGTTCAGCATATAATTTCAAATCTTTACTCATGCCATTTTCTATATGAGCACTTAAAAAGAACTTAATTCCAAAAGATTTACTAATCTCGTCAAATACATCAGATTTAATTTCCCCAATACATTTTCCGCTCGTGTAGGCGATTGACGTTGAAGAAATATTTGGTTTATTAATTATTGTATTAAAAGCAGATTTTTCAATCTTTTCCCAAAACTGCTCTTCCTTTTTAAGTTGATCCGTATTTTCCCCTTTTTCGCTTTTTTCATGTATTTCTCTTTCAATTTCTAGTTTAGCACCCATAGCGTCCTTTTCTAGAGCCGCTTTTGTTATATCATCTAGCTGTTTAAAGGTTTGGGGAATTTCCTCTAAATCTCCATTTGTTACCATTAAGCTGATAGATAATGCTAATTCAACTGGATTTCCAGTTAGTACATCAAGCATTGGATTTGCCATTATAAGTGCTTTGATTCTGGTTGTAGCTTTTAAATGAATTTGCATTTGTTTAATCCACGAGATAGTTATCTCTGAAGCTCCAACTGGCGCTTTTGGAACCACTGGAATTGCTGGAGGGTTAGAAACGCCCTTTAAAGTATTATTTGGCTGCGGATCTTTAGGCCCTGGATTTCCAGGCTTTTCAGTTATTTGGCGAGCAGGGGAGCGTTCTACAGTGACCCCTTTCATTTCTATATTTGTACTAGGTTTATCGCCATTATGTTGCGCTTTTAATACCAACGATAACATAACCAATAAAAACAATAATGATAAAGTTTTCATAAAGAAAAAATTAGATGTTCTATTGTACCAAGAAGGAAAATTAAATGATTAAAAAGGTAAGAAATTACTATTAGATATTGTCGGCTTAAGCGTGAAAATAATGCCAGTAAATATGTTTACATGTATCAAGTATAAAAATAATTAAAATAATTAAAATAATTCCTTGCGTTGGCAAACGAGAGTTCGAGTCTCTCATGGGCACATCTAAAAAACTAAACTCTCAACCCCGCTACCGCAAGTGTCCCGCTTGTGGTACTTTTGCTAAGTGCCCGGAACTCGGTTCGAACCCGTAAAGTTTAATAACTACAGGGATAAAGGATGGGGCTCGAACCCAAACATGGGAAAGGGACTTATTCCGGCGTTATCTTTCTAAGTCATTAGAACATCATAAAAACAAGTCGGTCTGTTTTAGTAATATAACGGTTCGTATTATTGTTTATGAAAACAAATCAGTCTTTACAAGTTATAAACCAGGTTTTGGGATTCTGGCAAACAAATAACAACCACATTAGCGCACTTTTCGACAAGCATGCCGATGAAACTTATCTTGAACGTGTAGCTCCTGGGCGTAATACAGGAATGTACATTTTGGGACATTTAATAGCGGTTTCAGATGACATCTTTTATACCCTTGGACTTGGAAACACCATGTTTCCAGAACTTGCAAAATATTTAGGAGAAAGCGAAGCTAACATTGACCATGAGTATTCTATCGCTGATTTAAAGAATAAATGGGAGGCGGTAAATAAAAAATTGATGATGGATTTTTCTTCCCAAACGACTGATTGGTGGCTAGGCAGACACATGCGCGTTTCAGAGGCTGACTTCGCCGCCGACCCAAGCCGAAATAAGTTGAGCGTCTTGTTAAGCCGCGCGAGCCATGAAAGTTACCATGGTGGCCAATTGATATTCCTTGCAGGACGTCATTCAGCTTAACCAGACATTGTTCCTTGAGCTCAGACCCATAGATTATCGGTGGTTTGGGCTTTTTATCAAATCCGACTCGGATAAACTCGGATATTTTCTGAGGTCATTTAAGGGATATTTGAATGAGGTTTTGGCATTGTAACTTAGGATGCCAAAAAATTGCACACGAAAAACCAAGTTTTATGGCAGCAGAAATTATCACAAAAGAGGATTTGAAGGAATTTGGAACAAATCTATTGAACCAGATTAAAGGGCTGTTGAGCCAGGCCGTTGATTCGCCAAAATGGCTAAAGAGTTATCAGGTCAAAAACCTTCTGAAGGTTTCGGATAATACGCTACAAACCCTTAGGGACAATGGCACTTTACCATTCACAAAAGTTGGAGGAATCCTTTATTATAATTCGGAGGACATCGCCAGATTATTATCCGGCGAAGTAAAAAGTAAACGGATACGAATCGGTAAGGGGACACAGGTAGCTTAAATGCCTCAAAAAGCAATTTAAATTTAGTTAACATGCTTGCCGTCCCGGGCCGGCAAGCATGCTACTGTCCAATTCTTAATTAATATTAGTTGTTCCGGTTGGCCAGGTGTGGGCAAAGAAGATGTCGTGCCATTTGTGTCTCGGAGATTACTGGCCAGGGGCAATATAGATGTCGTAGCCAGGAGGAAGGGCATGATTAGGGGAATTACTTTTTCCCCTGTTGCGGAGGTAACTGAACAACCGAATGGTACGGTCCGGAAGCAAGTATAGTTGATTCCGGACCTTTATTTTTACCTATCCGTCAGGGCTCCGAATGGAAAATTGTTGGAGCCAAGCCAACCATAAAAAACGGTTTAAGCCCAAAGAGTGCCGACCCAGTAACGGATCGCAAAAACCTCTGCCATTCACCTGCGAAAGACTGGAAGCTTTTGGCCGGCATCAATGATCGTAAACGATTTGCAAACCGTATGGCATTCCCAACTCTTACATTTTCATCCTCGGGTCCATTTTCATCCTTGAATCCATCTTACTATCCATTCCGGACATATTCATCTGCCCGTCACTGTTGCCGAAGGACGCCTCACTGTTCAGCAGGTAAGCGCCTCCGGTAACCACGACCTCGCCGGCCGTCAAACCGGAAAGCACCGATACATAGCTTGAATTACCTGGCCCGGTTTTGATTATCCGCGCAGAAAAGCTGCCATCTGCATTTTTTACCCATACCAGATCGCCCTTACCGCCGTAAATAACAGCGGATGCCGGTACCGCAAGACTGCGCTTTTCACCGCCTCCGGCCGAAACATAAGCTTGCATCCCCGGTCTAATCAGCCCCTGTGGATTTGGAATTGTAACGCGGATCAGGTCTACCTTAGAAAAACCGGAAAGCTCCGGGTTAATAAAATCGATAGTTCCCTTTATGGATTGCCCACCGAGGTCCGGGAAGCTCACATTGACCGGATCGTGATCCCGGTAACTGCCAGTTTCACTTGCATATAACTGCGCCTCTACCCAAAGGCTGTTTAACGCCTGCGTTTTCAGGATTGGCATACCTTCGCTGACATAGTCCCCTTCGTGTACCATAACATCGGCCACGGTACCTCCGATCGTGCTGAGCATCGTGACCATAGCTGACGCTTCCCCTGTCTTTGCAAGTTCTCTTATTTGTACACGGGTAAGGCCCCATAATAGTAATTTGTTCTCTGCTCCGGCAATTAATTGCTGGTAATCCACGTCCGGATTATTCAGTTTTTTTGCCTGTTCTTTAGCCAGCAGATATTCCTTTTCAGCTTCGAGCAGGTCTTCACTATAAACCGTATAGATGGGCTGACCGATGCGAATAGTTTCTCCGGTTGTCCGTACAAAAAGCCGCTGAATCCTGCCGGCTATCCTGGCGCTTAACTGATCCGTTTTGTTTTCATTGGTGGTTACTGTGCCGGTAAGGGATTTTTCCTCTCCTGTATTTTGTTCTTTTACTGTATCCGTTTTAATCCCACCGAGCTGCATTTGTGTCTTGGTCAGTAAAACGCGGTTTCCTCCCATTGACATACTCATTTGTGATACTTCCACCTTGATCAAGTTCATCCCGCAGACCGGGCAGTTTCCAGGGTGGTCTTCATGAACCTGGGGATGCATAGAGCAGGTATAATAGGCCTTACTGGTGGGTGCTTTGACAACTTTCGCTGAACTCTCCTTTGGCTGCACTTTCTTTTTGCAAGCTACAAAAAATGCAGCGATTAATAACACTGCCAAAGATAACCGGGCCACCCTACTGTAGACAGTTCGATATATGATTGATTTTTTCATCTCATTGCGTTTTAATAAAACCTTCGCTATCTGTTAAATACTGGGCGTTGCTCGCCAGACTGTCCGCCGGTGTAAGCCCCCTGGTGATCAGGATGTTTTTATCCAGGCTTAGCCCGGTTTGAACCGGTCGCGCTTTGAAAAGCCCACTTTCTTTTACCCATACGATCCGGGTGGTTCCCAGGTCAAGCACTGCAGTACGGGGTATCCACAAGCCTGTACGTGTCCCTGCTTGAATAGCTGCCTGCACCAGGCTATTGACTTTTAGCGCGTGATTCATATTATCCAGATAAACACGGATGCTGGTGGTTTTATCCCCGTTTTCCAATAAGGGCTCAATAAAATTCACATGACCGATGAGCGTTTTGCCGGGGAGGTCGGGGAGGCTGATCGTCACCGGCTGATTAAGCCGGACTTTCCCCGCATCCGATGCCGTAATTTTCAGGATCGCCCACAAGCGGTGCGGGTCGACCACGTTAAAAACAGTTTGCCCCCGCTGTACGTAGCTGCCTTCACGTATCGATAGCGGTATGTTCGTGGCATAGTCATCCACTGGTTTAGGATCGTCGCTTCCCGGCATTTGGCTGTGCGGCATATCATGAACATGACCCTCATAAGGACTGTAAACAGGCAGGCTATAAAAAGCCTTACCCGTCTGAATAACTTCACTCACCTGGGACGCTGTCATCCCCAACAGTAGCAGTTTTTGCCGGGCCGCCTGCAGCATATTCTCATCGGCTTTACCGCTTTTGCTCAGAAAAACAAGGTCCTGCTGCGCTGAAACCATCTCTGGACTATAGATATCAAAGACACGCTCACCCCGATGGATCGGCTGAAAGGCGTATTTTACATACAGCTTTTCGATGCGCCCGGGAAACCTTGCAGCAATATTATTGAATGTTCTCGTGTCGAAGTCAAGATATCCGTCGGCTCTAATAACTATCGGTAAGGTCTTTTGTTCCGGAAGGACCGCAGGGACGGTGGTGATTACCGCGGAGTTAACCGGCTGCAATACGGTTTTTAAGCTTATCACTGCAGAATCCTTCTTTTTTACAGGGGAGTTTTGCATTTCTCCCGGTTTCTGCCCGCAGCCGGCTATCGCCAGCAACACGAGACAGAACGTTGCCATCGCCCTAATATTTTTCATTTTCTCTTTCATAAGCTACTTGTAGTTGTAATAGTTCCTGTAACCGGTCTAATCTGCCCATTTTGGCTGTGAGCAGGTCGCGGACAATAATAAGCGCCGATAAAAGATCACCGTTGTTTTGTTCATAAGCTAATAAAGCCGCTCTATAACTATTTTGCAGTGTGGGAACAATGTTTTGGTCATAATTATTTAGCTGTTCTTTTTTACTGCGGATATCCAGCCTGATCGAAGCGAGCTGCCCCTCAGCCTGGTTAAGCTTATCCTGCTTTTCATTTTCAAGCTGCTGAGTTTCATAACGGATGCCTTTCAGGTTCGCTTTATATTCCCGTGACGCCCAGGGGACGATAGGAATGGTGACCGAAGCCATCAGGATGTATTGATTAGAATTCCCCCCGTAACTAAACATATGCGCGGCCTGAATACCGAAGTCGGGTTTGCGCTTACTGTATTGCACCTCCGTATTTAATTGCTGTAGCCGGATGTTCCGGTCGATTAGCTTGATGTCGCTTCTTGCCGCCGCCAGCGTCGCCGTGTCGGTTTGCAGGGTCTCATAGTTTTGCACTGCGATAGCAGTATCCACTTCAAATACAATCTGCTTGTCCTGGTTCATCAGGGTATTGAGCATCACCGTATTTT
This window contains:
- a CDS encoding efflux RND transporter periplasmic adaptor subunit, which gives rise to MKKSIIYRTVYSRVARLSLAVLLIAAFFVACKKKVQPKESSAKVVKAPTSKAYYTCSMHPQVHEDHPGNCPVCGMNLIKVEVSQMSMSMGGNRVLLTKTQMQLGGIKTDTVKEQNTGEEKSLTGTVTTNENKTDQLSARIAGRIQRLFVRTTGETIRIGQPIYTVYSEDLLEAEKEYLLAKEQAKKLNNPDVDYQQLIAGAENKLLLWGLTRVQIRELAKTGEASAMVTMLSTIGGTVADVMVHEGDYVSEGMPILKTQALNSLWVEAQLYASETGSYRDHDPVNVSFPDLGGQSIKGTIDFINPELSGFSKVDLIRVTIPNPQGLIRPGMQAYVSAGGGEKRSLAVPASAVIYGGKGDLVWVKNADGSFSARIIKTGPGNSSYVSVLSGLTAGEVVVTGGAYLLNSEASFGNSDGQMNMSGMDSKMDSRMKMDPRMKM
- a CDS encoding helix-turn-helix domain-containing protein, translated to MAAEIITKEDLKEFGTNLLNQIKGLLSQAVDSPKWLKSYQVKNLLKVSDNTLQTLRDNGTLPFTKVGGILYYNSEDIARLLSGEVKSKRIRIGKGTQVA
- a CDS encoding SIR2 family NAD-dependent protein deacylase; its protein translation is MITLNDFPSDARPYLKEIADRLWSKHAAVMIGSGFSRNAVKNDHTKHDFPTWSGLGDLLYEKLHGRRPGASETYLNILKLADEVQAAFGRPALDKLVLDSLPDLDHSPSDLHINLLNLPWNDIFTTNYDTLLERASQNVYAYKYDLVVDKNELIFAEQPRIVKLHGSMPSERPFIVSEEDYRKYPRDFAPFVNTVQQSLLENTFCLLGFSSDDPNFLNWISWINDNLGVNNAPKIYLVGSSSLTDAQRRLLQSRNIIVVKLNEEGSQLSHQETLQIFFNYLTHYRDNERPLNWPDKAIHYTSRDLPQKVQDIIQHWGALRRNYPNWLIAPLQQRKDLWAFTGNFRLSDLDLLSIKSPDDLQLIYEYNWRMERCLCPIQDSDLPNYEAVLQKYESQVTNNILNRRGGEVEDQWLAVCLNVWRYYREESNTDQWQACAATLENFLPFLEGERAANIWYEKCLFFLYSLDYDLVKKCLSEWPANSGLPYWEAKRAMLLAETGQPSDAAPILENALFNVRKRTPSVDNLTDFTWVSQEAYLMQLLRYVTRSVSFARGNLRMEADSKDFVDRQNKLKLFNCDPWQELETFELMLEHPARDFEQPERLQMFRLGKTTTVHRLGGTNKDLLAAYQFVRYLEDTGIPPKLGATTYGDKALKEAILRIGQSSRSWAFGLIMRSGQEKSAKELLTRNFVAELPRTECNRLIRYFLDLGHKIIAQPTDNNETQKKRYAIPLILSRLIVKSSYENKLFIAEFLLAIYRSDARWHHGAIPELWRQLFDATSKREQFGMIELLLRFPVTAATNDGHPEYPEPFSFLKLRKKPASESRYCPAKELIDELLKLSLLDDGRRTNAFHRLINLYSVDLLNSRQISALAKSLWAITNENGLPAKTEYLFFSFINIPSPVGSNPVGLFKRYILAYEPNLQSRENKQGIGFTQGENQTLSDLFNGSKRLHFDKGITWTEDEAYQIFCKLVIWWDGDKKYLLEKETPSAIGNVPQEFRSRFHHLRRILGEVLALNSFWEKKVEIGETVKRLVKEMACHGLPINNLKLSFLKLFPEYAKEVVQEIENSLAINDPGIATDAYNMIIDLTVRQDIRHELEGRFEALVSLVVHQIKWRNYPILVNALHTIGMMLSNCPDELTPNHHEDLLFGLGHLLTETRKKEKFTVDELLVFRKRATRLAGRLFQFYNSSNLELPAALVNWKEAMVRKEEFDEIIIEWEGEQTL
- a CDS encoding DinB family protein; the protein is MKTNQSLQVINQVLGFWQTNNNHISALFDKHADETYLERVAPGRNTGMYILGHLIAVSDDIFYTLGLGNTMFPELAKYLGESEANIDHEYSIADLKNKWEAVNKKLMMDFSSQTTDWWLGRHMRVSEADFAADPSRNKLSVLLSRASHESYHGGQLIFLAGRHSA
- a CDS encoding TolC family protein, with protein sequence MKKIFLLLLAAGLQPVKSLKAQTAVLPLDSVLVRINRINPALLAYTSKAVAQKEYAKGARNLDAPQISAGQYQTPYGLNPNTGSFMIQAQQQFVNPAKLRANERYMEGMSAVTEQEHAYLKNRLLAQARSYYYDQAVLEKKLTLLENTRKLLEYMLKDAHIKLTYGKEKLPNLYKAKADIFELDNLKLQLGNQLLQNTVMLNTLMNQDKQIVFEVDTAIAVQNYETLQTDTATLAAARSDIKLIDRNIRLQQLNTEVQYSKRKPDFGIQAAHMFSYGGNSNQYILMASVTIPIVPWASREYKANLKGIRYETQQLENEKQDKLNQAEGQLASIRLDIRSKKEQLNNYDQNIVPTLQNSYRAALLAYEQNNGDLLSALIIVRDLLTAKMGRLDRLQELLQLQVAYERENEKY
- a CDS encoding efflux RND transporter periplasmic adaptor subunit, with the protein product MATFCLVLLAIAGCGQKPGEMQNSPVKKKDSAVISLKTVLQPVNSAVITTVPAVLPEQKTLPIVIRADGYLDFDTRTFNNIAARFPGRIEKLYVKYAFQPIHRGERVFDIYSPEMVSAQQDLVFLSKSGKADENMLQAARQKLLLLGMTASQVSEVIQTGKAFYSLPVYSPYEGHVHDMPHSQMPGSDDPKPVDDYATNIPLSIREGSYVQRGQTVFNVVDPHRLWAILKITASDAGKVRLNQPVTISLPDLPGKTLIGHVNFIEPLLENGDKTTSIRVYLDNMNHALKVNSLVQAAIQAGTRTGLWIPRTAVLDLGTTRIVWVKESGLFKARPVQTGLSLDKNILITRGLTPADSLASNAQYLTDSEGFIKTQ